The proteins below come from a single Sorghum bicolor cultivar BTx623 chromosome 4, Sorghum_bicolor_NCBIv3, whole genome shotgun sequence genomic window:
- the LOC110434764 gene encoding caldesmon-like produces the protein MPMGYVVSFAKFHRHRLGYPPSRFMRALCLHYGVELHHFSPNAITAAAIFAAGTIDARSSKPLVKEDDVEHEKRHASTEKHKSAKDAEKKEKRKNLERQALEERQSKQRLKRQLEQAQPSMAKRLKVGVSSKAPGGDKTPPRPSEGVSPPPRQGGTPCSQSQEGAPKPPKSGGEGDPITISDEFEDGPRSTGARVTDKGVKTPQVRGRTPWPIGLHSIEEEKKRKNEEEQQKRREEEKKKEEEEGSNVIY, from the exons ATGCCGATGGGCTACGTcgtctccttcgccaagttccaccgccacaggCTCGGATaccctccgagccgcttcatgaggGCGCTCTGCCTCCACTACGGTGTCGAGCTCCATCACTTTTCCCCCAATGCTATCACCGCTGCGGCaatctttgccgcg GGGACGATCGACGCCCGGTCCTCTAAGCCTTTGGTGAAGGAGGATGACGTTGAGCATGAGAAAAGGCACGCCTCCACGGAGAAGCATAAATCTGCAAAGGACgcagagaagaaggagaagaggaaGAACCTCGAGCGTCAGGCGCTCGAGGAACGACAATCCAAACAGAG GTTGAAGAGGCAGTtggagcaggcccagccctcgatggctAAGAGGCTCAAGGTGGGGGTGAGCTCCAAGGCTCCGG GTGGTGACAAGACCCCGCCACGCCCGTCGGAGGGCGTCTCACCGCCCCCTAGACAGGGCGGGACGCCTTGCTCCCAAagtcaggagggagcccccaagCCGCCCAAGTCGGGGGGAGAGGGTGACCCCATCACTATTAGTGATGAGTTCGAGGATGGCCCGCGCTCGACAGGCGCTCGTGTAACGGACAAGGGGGTCAAGACCCCTCAGGTTAGGGGACGGACGCCATGGCCCATTGGGCTCCATTCCATTGAGGAagagaagaagaggaagaacgAGGAGGAGCAacagaagaggagggaagaggaaaagaagaaagaggaggaagaggggagcAACGTCATCTACTAG